The Streptomyces sp. NBC_01439 genome contains the following window.
CCCGCACAAGCCGGGCCAGGCTGCCGGAGGCGACACCGACCACGGGGACGACGGCCGGGACCGCGGTGCGGCGGGTTCCGGCGCGGGCGCGGGCGCGGCGGGCGGCCGGGATCCGCTGCCAGGAGCGGGTGGCGGCGGCCGGCCGGTCGGCGCGGACGGCGAAGGGGACGGGGCGGACGGCGCCGCGCGTCCAGAGCCGTTCGGGCAGGACGTTCAGTACGGCGACGGCGTTGTGCGCGCACCAGTGCCGGAGCACGTCCTGCACCGGGGCCTCGCGCCAGCCGCCCGCGACGGTGTCGGAGAGTACGAGGATCAGCCGGCGGCCCGCCGGGTCGGCCAGTTCCAGGGGGTTGCGGGGCGGGCCGCCGTGGCCGCGGGTGACCATCGGGGTGGCGCCGGGGCCGGTACCGGTCAGCTGCCAGGTGCGCACGTCGCGGAAGACCCCGCTGCGGGTCAGGACGCGGCGGAGCTCGTCCACGTGGTCCGCCCAGAGCAGCATGGAGCGGTGGGTGTCGACGACGAGGGCCAGGTCCAGCCAGCGGCTCTCGGCGGGGCGCAGGACCGGGGTCGTCACCATCCGCTCGATGCTGCGTTCCACGGTGAGCTGCTCGTCGAGTTCCTCCCCGGGGCCGCCGATGGAGCGTCTCCCGACGGGCCGCAGCGAGCGCATCAGGGCGAGCGGGTCGTCGAGGGAGGCGGCCCGCGGCAGCCGCAGGGGTGAGCCCCGGCGCCGGGCGCCGTCGTCGTCCGGTTTCCCGGTGGGGTCGCGCCGGGCGGCCGGGAAGAGCTGGACGGCCGGTTCGCCGCCGGCGGAGGTGCCGGGCCCGGGTGCCGCTCCGGGCTCGGGCGACGGGTCGGGCGGGGGTGGCGGCTCGCCCGGCGGGTCGGCGCCGGGTGCTGCGGGCGGGCGTGCCGTGCGGCCCGCGTCGACCCGGGCCGCCAGCCACAGGATGTCGGCGAGCTCCTCCGCCCCGATGCCGGTGCTCGGGGCGCTGCCGTCGGCGCCGTCGGCGAGGGCCGCGAGCAGCTGCTCGATCACGCCGTGGGCCCGGTCAGGTGCTGCATGACGGTGGCGAGGAAGCGTTCGCGGTCCGCGGGCGCGGACCAGGCGCCGGCGAGGCGGAGCTGGATGGCGTTGAGGAGCTGGTCGGTGGCCAGGTCGCCGTCCTCGCCGCGGTCGAGGAAGGCCCGGACGAGGTCCTGGTACTCCTCGCCGGATGCGATGTCGACGCCGAGCCGGCGGCGCACGATCCGGGCGAGCTTGTCCGGTCCGGGCGGTTGCAGGTGGAGGCGGACGCAGCGGCGCAGGAAGGCGGGCGGGAAGTCGCGTTCGCCGTTGCTGGTGAGGACGACGACGGGGAAGTAGCGGCACTGGACGCGGCCCTGGGTGATCCGTACGACCGCGTCGGGGTCGTCGTCGGTGCCGATCGCGACGGTGGGGTCCTCCTGGGCGAGGCGGGCGAGTTCGGGGATCAGGAAGCCGCCGTCCTCGAAGACGGTGAGGAGGTCGCCGGGGAGGTCGATGTCGCTCTTGTCGATCTCGTCGACGAGCAGCACGCGGGGGCGGTCCTGCGGGAGCAGGGCGGTACCGAGGGGGCCGAGGCGCAGGTAGCGGGAGATCGAGGGGGCGGACGGGGCGGGGGAGGTGTCCGGCGCGGGCACGGGCGCGGGTACGGCCCCGGCGGGCCGCGCGCCCG
Protein-coding sequences here:
- a CDS encoding AAA family ATPase; translation: MEAEAVVKDWWLYHGTGEGADRRARLEAGFPPPWRDFTGAPDPGYAPPGCTGAAWERTWRRGEGYVPDEPEKDVVNTALHLRRPLLVTGKPGVGKSTLAYSIASDLNLGPVLHWPITSRTVLRDGLYLYDAIGRLQEAGLEQLRTPGARPAGAVPAPVPAPDTSPAPSAPSISRYLRLGPLGTALLPQDRPRVLLVDEIDKSDIDLPGDLLTVFEDGGFLIPELARLAQEDPTVAIGTDDDPDAVVRITQGRVQCRYFPVVVLTSNGERDFPPAFLRRCVRLHLQPPGPDKLARIVRRRLGVDIASGEEYQDLVRAFLDRGEDGDLATDQLLNAIQLRLAGAWSAPADRERFLATVMQHLTGPTA